Genomic DNA from Apis mellifera strain DH4 linkage group LG6, Amel_HAv3.1, whole genome shotgun sequence:
TCTTTCATTGCCATTACTAATacgaattaaaatctatttaaactccatcctttttttcgaataatttttcttttcgaaaccaTCGTTACATCCAATAgttctaaaaatcaaaactatAAATCGttatgaagaaaatgaaatttatgatttccAAGACAAATCTGAAGGATATTGTTACGAAGtctcgtaaaatattttttatcaagtaATAATAACTTCTAGGAAAATTAGTATACCTTgacatattattgaaattttaaatatatttattacattcgtACAATTAACTCGACAAGGTGAGGTTAGAAAATTTGCAGATGAACGTAAATGGATTAATTTAATGGTAAGTCACGTTGCAAAAACCAATCAACcttttaaacgatttaataATCCCGATTATTGTTGAGCAGCTGAAGAGGTCAGTTTAATATAACCTATATTTACTTGCATATATAACGGTGCATATAAGTGCACTCTAATCGAGATGAACCGAAGGAAGATACAGAGTTACGTTGAAAAACTTAAGGAATTATGTAACTATCATTCTTATGTAACtatcattcaaaattatatatttattgtatattatatatataattttaatatgcataaaaattttgtacataaaTAAGTGACtaggatttaaaaattgatatgaaaattaaatggatatctgtaattatatttgaaaaaatgcaatattaatttttcttaaaaatattttcttaaaagtaattgtaataaaataaaatctttattaatatatttgttaaaatataatacatatttctaatattaataatttaaaaatatttaaatttttattttatttattttactcatttttcatcatattcgataatttgtttaatttgatgATGATGCAATCTTTACAtctttagatatataattataactatttaaacTACACTATAAATGGCACATATGAATAGAAATGAATACGTggtatttacaataaaaattatacaaatatataaaaagtaacttACGATTGACCTTGACTAGgcaaacatataaataaaatattttatttatatatttattacgtattttacattaaatatttatatttcatatgctaattatattatttatatttgatataatttaatataatttaatttacaattaatagtataatttttttttttcagatttttaaaaaatttgaaaaaacatttaaaaatatattattaatgtcattacttcattatataatcattcgttaaaatgaaaaaaattttctaaaaatttctcaaaattattttaataaatacattaaaaaattttgaaatttttttcattaaagagaaataaaattgaagaaattttcaataatccaaTTTGTCTGcgaacataaaaaattaatttaatcatataaataaattaattgaactttatttaaaataaaaaaaattatttgatacttttcaaatttatttaatatcttcttttatctttttggaatatttattcattctatcgatgtttatttattgagtttaccgatatttttatctgatATTGATCTATTTATTCTTCAGAGTTTATTCAACACTGATTTATTTGACATAATCATCAaacttcatattttattaatttttatatttacattaatatttacaaagacCTACAAAGAtcaatatcaaaagaaaatataaatcgtattatttgaaaatttgtttaaaatccaaaaataaatatatcattgtaatttaattaatttaattttaatttaattttaataatttagttgcgtatctttgatttttttatgatcttataataaaaaatatgctcACTTATGCGTAGACGAGTTAAAACTGAGTCCCTTTATCGTTTAACGGTTTCTCTTCATTGGAtatattgtatacattttGACGTCTTTCTTCCAGATCACCGGCAAGTTTCACCAACAGTTCTCTGAATACATAGTTGTCCATATTCTTcgctatataataaagaaatacccAATCCCCATAGTGGCACTCATGAGTAACGGCCAGCACGTTCCACGGATTGTATTTCCCAGGACAAGCCATAGAGAACACTAACTTGTTGAATAGTTCGCTCCTAAcccatataaaaatattaattaaaaaaaaaaatcaagtattggttaataaaattaataggattaaaaaatgttaaataatgtaaacaatttttagaaaatgtaatatatctgaaaaaaaatatttagaatatttaaatgttaaataataaagttaaaaaatgaaatttatcgagGAAAGAGAATTCTAAatgatatcatatataaaaataattaataatgtaaataattttcgcttcttcttcaaaacgtattcttcgaaataaatttaagttaacCTAATTGTACTATCAATTgtgtaagaatttatatttgaacaaGTACTtcctcaaaattataattatacgtgATATCCGTGTTAACACGCGTGAGATCAGAATTTCGCGGAAGTGTTTCTCATATGCGATATATTGTCATGGATTTAGAAATACGCAGTCAATGATACACGAGTTCAAAGAATTtgtatttcttggaaaaataacTATCTACAAGGCATGGGATAcgtatagatagataaataaagtAGTAACCTGGCATGCAACACCATAGTAAGTAACCTCCAGAGCAATCCTAAACCGGTTATCACAGAGAGAATGATGTACCAATACCAAAGGAACACATAGATCTTCTCGTTAATGATGTTCAATGCCATGATGCACAGAGCATCGTGATTTTGTATAGTTCCTGATGGACCGTATTTGTGAAAGATACATTTAGTTACCTGGAACGTTTAttcgaaaagatattttttttcttttaaaggaTAAACCGTGGAACGAAGTTCGTATAGATTCTAGAttgtaaacaaatatataaatacttccaTTGAAACTTCCAAAATACTTTCAAACACGTATTGTATATGCGACAATATTACTACAGTAGTACCAACTGTTGCGAGATCGAAACTGGATTCCATCAATTATTCGAGGATAATTGTTGGCAGCTTCTAGATTTTATTCGCTTTACTGAAtcgtgagaaataaaaaaaaaaaactttttttatgaataaaatttagaaaaaaaatatatatatacattttgttatgcgtatatattttttatgcgtatttaaatttgtaagagAATGTAtgtgtttcaaaaataaaaattttaaattccataGTGGGGAATTTGGAATAGTGGGGAGCGATTTGACTGGACAGAAAGTGTAACAgttaaatattactatattaaatactaCTATAtacgtaaatttaaaaagaatatttgtaaagaataaaatttttgcagttatgttaaaaatcaattttgcagttataaaatattaagcttatacttatatttatttttattctgcaTGCAATTTCATGCTTCAGCTTGAAGCTATAAgcttaagattaaatttgatatttaatcaaatattactgTTACCTTAGGAAATACGATGTCAAGAGGTTCGACTTGTCCTTCTTCGGATCCACGATTTGCCAACATTTGTCCAAGACCGAGAAAAGCACCTCCGAGAAACCAGTCGGTCagatatatttgcaaaagaaCGTTGATGAAATTGAGAACCTCGCACAGGCCCAAATAATACGCCCACGGTCGATTCAAGTGAATACGATTCAGAAAAGCGTGGCGAATTTGACGTATTTTCTCGTCGCATTCGTCCTTCGACATGATGCTTATACCATTCTCGGTCTGCAGAGATGTCTCGCGGAGAGCCATTGACGCTGTATGCAATCCGGTAACCAATGTTTTTAAACGGCCTcctgatttaaaaattttactcctttcgattaaataaatctttatatatgataaacattttttttttctaattaaatttaaattattatttaatttaaatttaaattatttttttaacacttGTTGTTCGTGCACAGATATACAAgatatatacaagatatatacaagaaattggaaatttaaatgagAATCCAGCTCTTATCGTctaagaattattaagaaaattgaaaataggatgattaaaattatattattttcaatcgttcaaataatcatcatcatattattcgaataaaaacacACGTTTTGAAACAAAAGAGCCAGAgaatttattacgaaaattcttttttaaataagaaagatttGAAAGTTCGTATACTATGCATGCGAAGGTGGTATGCAAGATAGGTTGCTGGGTATATTATAGCGAGGCTGACCTTCAACATTCCTCCACAGGTAGTGAGGCGCGTAAAAGAAGATCGCCTGAAAAAACAGAACGAAGGGCACCCACTGGTAGTAGGCATGATGTACCACGGAGTCTTCTGAAGTTGCTGGTCCCACGCCAGGATGTGCGATTTCACCTAATTCCACCGATGTTTTGTTCAAATGTTttgtctaaaaaaaatccgtattatattatataaaaattaaaaaatttttacagattttataaatattttctttctattaatattaaaatttttttttacaaaatattaatacaatcgtGAAACAATTTTGGAAAACAGATTCTAGAGATGAAGACAAgtgtaaaaattgatatacaaaaatatcaggattatttaagtaatttaagtTTGTATTAGATGAAATGAGACGGAGATAGAACGAGAAGATGGAGTGATAGAGATAGCCGTCTCGATTCGTTTGATtcaaacttaaattatttacaatttaatagatatttttgtttttcaataagattcttgtttctttttttttttatgagcaACATTTTTATGCgcaacattaaatattaaatatgtatgtattattattaatatttaccacAGTGTAAGTAGACGTGAAAAAGCAGAAAGTGTTGATTACTTTCACTACATCATCGCTCATTCCATGGCCAGCGATACACCTTATCCATAAAACATAACATTGTGTATGGTTACCTCTTTTAttagcaatttttaattgataaatatatcataaacgcattatctttcattttctttttttttaatattacataagagataaataaaaatcttaaattaaacatgATATTATTTAGTTGTATAAATGTCACGCTTGTAcgttttcttcaaatatagacattatttttaaatgtttattttttgtataaaaaatgtttctttagcAAAATATTGCATAAGAGAAAGGAGatattttttgtacaaattttacaaaaaagaatatctttcttgttgaaaaaaaaaaacatttatcctcttttttattctatccaaaaaaaaaggatttcttatatgataaattttttcaattgataataatacatttttaaattaaatatatatatatatatatatatatatatatgtaaattattattattgattcaaaTACATACAATGCTCATTTCTTACTCTAattcttatgaaaatttaaaaaaaaaaaagattcttaaatttgtttttcattaatacataagtatttcattatttttatatatagtttattatttattttatatataaattaaataattaattatcaagacCCCTTTAGATATTAAAGAGCAAACATAaatcttgattttaaaaatccaagaattttatttgataatgtaCACGAGTACAGATAAAAGAGGACTTAATCATTAGAACTCtattatacgataaaattagaaacgttatttatttcacacatacttaatgatattatagcAATGGATCGGTCAAAGCTAGTGTTAAAACTAGAGTATTACTCATAAATGTACCTGATATGTTCTCCGATAAATTGTCTAGCTGTTACCAATAGCGTAGCGATCAAGAGCATCAGAAACGTGAATCTATAGTGCATCTTGAAAACTTGAACGACGAATCGAATaatcaaattgtttatattatattgttgataaaaaatttcaatgaaataaagaaaagactaattaaaataaaaaataaaaaaaaaataaaaagaaagaaactactCATATCTCTGTTCAAGtgtcatcatttttattaccCAAGTTATCAATGGCCACAGAGTCCTGCGAAACCTTCCACTTGACGTGGTCCTTGAGGACCGAGAACGTAGCTAAAACGGTCGCCATTTCTTTGTacaaataatcttaattatctCTCCAAATCACGaatctttcatatatatatatgtttccaACGAAAATGTTCCTCGATCAGTTCCAGGCTCCAGGATCTAGGCATCCATCGATCAATTTCCggtatttctctctcttcgcgaGCGATACAAGAACAGGAATATCGCAATGGTTAAAATTGCGCGAAGATGTCTCACAATGGCAATGTGATCGGTCGATCCGATCCAGTTTACACTGAACATTCGAAGCTGGTAAATCTTATTTCTCGTTATCAGTGACCACGATTGCGCAGTAGCATCGTGAGTGACAAACGCGCTTCACGAAACTCCATACACTCGTAATAAACGTGGTTTCGAAGGTGCGAGTTACAAAGCCACTTATTCACTTAGATAAGAACTAGATAATATCATTGCTTGTTACGAGCAATATAAAATGAGAACgagaaaagttattatttcatcgaaGATATttgccgatcgatcgatttcattcaattaatcTCTGATGATCGTACAAATATTGATCGATTCAAAAACGGTTTCATTCAGCGTCGAGACATTTCGTTTTTCCCCTAGCGTCCCACGAGCATGCGCATTGACGCATAGTTCCATATCTCTTggagaagaataatttcgcttccattaattttacacgattaaatataaagtttagcaatcaaaatttaaataaatgtgatTGATAAACGGTACATGTTATAAAAGAGGTTAGAACATAGAGGTTAGATATCTTGGGGTCTAGGGTTAAACAGAAGTTGAGtttcgaaaagaataattctatttcttcgtgtaatatatagaatttatagacTTTATAaacttctattttattctataaatataaattttattta
This window encodes:
- the LOC552285 gene encoding innexin inx7 isoform X2, which gives rise to MSDDVVKVINTFCFFTSTYTVTKHLNKTSVELGEIAHPGVGPATSEDSVVHHAYYQWVPFVLFFQAIFFYAPHYLWRNVEGGRLKTLVTGLHTASMALRETSLQTENGISIMSKDECDEKIRQIRHAFLNRIHLNRPWAYYLGLCEVLNFINVLLQIYLTDWFLGGAFLGLGQMLANRGSEEGQVEPLDIVFPKVTKCIFHKYGPSGTIQNHDALCIMALNIINEKIYVFLWYWYIILSVITGLGLLWRLLTMVLHARSELFNKLVFSMACPGKYNPWNVLAVTHECHYGDWVFLYYIAKNMDNYVFRELLVKLAGDLEERRQNVYNISNEEKPLNDKGTQF
- the LOC552285 gene encoding innexin inx7 isoform X1 — encoded protein: MATVLATFSVLKDHVKWKVSQDSVAIDNLVFKMHYRFTFLMLLIATLLVTARQFIGEHIRCIAGHGMSDDVVKVINTFCFFTSTYTVTKHLNKTSVELGEIAHPGVGPATSEDSVVHHAYYQWVPFVLFFQAIFFYAPHYLWRNVEGGRLKTLVTGLHTASMALRETSLQTENGISIMSKDECDEKIRQIRHAFLNRIHLNRPWAYYLGLCEVLNFINVLLQIYLTDWFLGGAFLGLGQMLANRGSEEGQVEPLDIVFPKVTKCIFHKYGPSGTIQNHDALCIMALNIINEKIYVFLWYWYIILSVITGLGLLWRLLTMVLHARSELFNKLVFSMACPGKYNPWNVLAVTHECHYGDWVFLYYIAKNMDNYVFRELLVKLAGDLEERRQNVYNISNEEKPLNDKGTQF